From the genome of Rarobacter incanus, one region includes:
- a CDS encoding DEAD/DEAH box helicase, producing MATDDFAALRDISNLLLTDENEQEARNRFIRFLDQYSGAGSLGPIVDSLAARLGLFPYMSPNLDEISDAEALTVAYHSPRSLSDQGFTFHAEQQKIYERLMDGESVILSAPTSFGKSAIVDALVLSGKWENFVIIVPTISLIDETRRRLVTLDTGYTIVSHPSQQPTLKNIYVLTQERFLELSPVPEVDFFIIDEFYKLGDGETDEKRRSNLNIAWRILRKTGAQYYLLGPKFDALQVDADSELSKSFITSDFNPVVVDVEDRSHIEDRLADMKLFLDEEADGPSLIFVSSPRRANEVAFELATGAADPLVIDIADWIAENYDPEWYVAKALRGGVGTHTGPMPRSLQRAMVRLFAMETIDRLVCTTTLIEGVNTVARNVVIYDKKIDRKPIDFFTFSNIRGRAGRMLKHFVGRVVSYADQPQPEISTVDLPIESQSPAASLATLIQLDESELTEESVERLREILEQDDLSIDTIRSNRGLDPLLQIGAARHMREAGAGEFRDLSWTGVPTREQLTAVVSLGYDELISGRDRSGENARSILAKLGAARTARGDVRSLVEAAMPYMRPGQTRSNVVDDVLSFQRNWMGFKIPSILRAASSIQCEVAQERGERASNYEYLIREIESLYLPAFIAELEDYGLPVPVGAKLAKLGLRGESIEDVVSALVRMARDQWVLSALTRVDRWFLADVASGLTKEMPTIAPAE from the coding sequence ATGGCGACCGATGACTTCGCTGCGCTGCGCGATATCTCCAACCTGTTGTTGACCGATGAAAACGAGCAGGAAGCCCGCAACCGTTTCATCCGGTTCCTTGATCAATACTCGGGTGCTGGTTCTCTAGGCCCAATTGTTGATTCGTTGGCTGCGCGATTGGGCCTCTTTCCGTATATGTCTCCGAATCTCGATGAAATCAGTGATGCGGAAGCACTTACAGTTGCTTACCACTCGCCCCGATCTTTGAGTGACCAGGGTTTTACGTTCCATGCTGAGCAGCAGAAGATTTACGAACGCCTCATGGACGGTGAGAGCGTAATCCTGTCCGCCCCAACATCCTTCGGTAAATCAGCTATCGTTGACGCCTTGGTCTTGTCGGGAAAATGGGAAAACTTCGTCATTATCGTCCCAACGATTTCACTCATCGATGAGACGCGACGCCGACTGGTCACGCTCGACACGGGGTACACCATCGTCTCGCATCCCAGTCAGCAGCCCACGCTCAAGAACATCTATGTACTCACTCAGGAACGCTTCCTGGAGCTGAGCCCAGTGCCCGAGGTTGACTTTTTCATCATTGATGAGTTCTACAAGCTCGGCGATGGAGAGACAGACGAGAAGAGGCGATCAAACCTCAACATCGCCTGGCGAATCCTCCGCAAGACCGGAGCCCAGTACTACCTCCTTGGCCCCAAATTTGATGCTCTGCAAGTCGACGCAGACAGCGAACTATCGAAGTCTTTCATTACCTCTGATTTCAACCCCGTAGTTGTAGATGTCGAGGATAGATCTCATATCGAAGACCGACTCGCGGACATGAAGCTGTTCCTTGACGAAGAAGCTGATGGCCCGAGCCTGATCTTCGTGAGCAGCCCACGGCGGGCTAACGAAGTCGCCTTCGAGCTCGCCACGGGAGCCGCCGACCCACTCGTGATCGATATCGCAGACTGGATCGCGGAGAATTACGATCCAGAGTGGTACGTGGCTAAGGCCCTGCGCGGAGGAGTGGGCACCCATACAGGCCCGATGCCCCGAAGCTTGCAACGAGCGATGGTTCGCCTATTCGCGATGGAGACGATCGACCGCCTCGTTTGCACCACAACGCTGATCGAGGGCGTCAACACCGTAGCAAGGAACGTCGTCATCTACGACAAGAAGATTGATCGGAAGCCGATCGACTTCTTCACCTTCTCCAACATCCGAGGCAGAGCTGGGCGGATGCTGAAGCATTTCGTAGGACGAGTCGTCTCCTATGCTGATCAGCCTCAACCAGAAATCTCGACTGTTGATCTTCCGATCGAGTCGCAGTCGCCAGCAGCATCCCTTGCAACGTTGATCCAGCTTGACGAGTCTGAACTAACCGAGGAGTCCGTCGAGCGTCTGCGGGAAATCCTCGAGCAGGATGATCTTTCGATCGACACGATTCGTAGCAACCGAGGTCTCGATCCGCTGCTTCAGATCGGCGCGGCACGCCACATGCGTGAGGCCGGGGCGGGTGAGTTCCGCGACCTGTCTTGGACCGGTGTCCCGACCCGGGAACAGTTGACGGCGGTTGTCTCGCTCGGGTACGACGAGCTGATCAGCGGGCGTGATCGAAGCGGAGAGAACGCCAGATCTATACTTGCGAAGCTCGGAGCAGCCAGGACGGCACGAGGCGACGTGCGGTCGCTAGTTGAGGCTGCGATGCCGTACATGCGACCCGGCCAAACTCGCAGCAACGTAGTCGATGATGTGCTCAGCTTCCAGCGCAACTGGATGGGGTTCAAGATCCCATCGATATTGCGTGCCGCAAGCTCGATCCAATGCGAAGTCGCCCAGGAAAGAGGCGAACGAGCATCCAACTACGAGTACCTCATCCGAGAGATCGAGTCCCTCTATCTCCCCGCGTTTATTGCAGAGCTTGAGGACTATGGATTGCCTGTCCCTGTGGGGGCGAAGCTCGCCAAACTGGGGCTGCGCGGAGAGAGCATTGAGGACGTTGTATCCGCACTGGTGCGCATGGCTCGGGACCAGTGGGTGCTCTCCGCGCTGACACGGGTGGATCGGTGGTTCCTTGCAGACGTAGCTTCGGGGCTAACGAAGGAGATGCCCACGATCGCACCTGCTGAGTAG
- a CDS encoding HamA C-terminal domain-containing protein, translating to MPVLQVRVEIVPNSVIANALCAGYELGEWRARQLVEDVFDRHLLDFALTYTEAKNVSSSTAMQSIRDAAISVYSTEKYRRRGEFGELLLHAALVDFYGAEAAVSKIYYEDSSNDVVKGFDSVHVVADSSGEMKIWLGEAKFYSALDGAMDSVLEDIQAHLAIDFLRKEFVFITRKVDASWPHAQQFKALIARARSLDDISSSIVMPVFLTYDSDAVDGHDVVGDSYIAAMTNETTAALSRFESRLTKPLEVEIRLILLPLKSKKRLVELMHEKLKALQGI from the coding sequence ATGCCAGTACTTCAAGTGCGCGTCGAAATCGTACCTAATTCCGTCATCGCTAACGCCCTATGCGCCGGTTACGAGCTAGGCGAATGGCGCGCCCGGCAACTCGTTGAAGATGTCTTTGACCGCCATCTGCTCGATTTTGCGCTCACCTATACGGAAGCGAAGAACGTTTCCAGTAGTACGGCCATGCAATCCATTAGAGACGCGGCGATATCTGTGTACTCGACAGAAAAATACCGACGGCGCGGAGAGTTCGGTGAACTCCTCCTACACGCCGCGCTCGTGGACTTTTATGGGGCTGAGGCGGCAGTTAGCAAGATCTACTATGAAGACTCGTCGAATGATGTGGTTAAAGGGTTCGACAGCGTTCATGTCGTAGCTGACAGCAGTGGAGAGATGAAGATATGGCTCGGGGAAGCGAAGTTCTACTCCGCGCTTGACGGTGCTATGGACAGCGTGCTCGAAGACATCCAGGCACACCTGGCGATTGATTTTCTGCGCAAAGAGTTCGTCTTCATCACTCGCAAGGTGGATGCGTCCTGGCCGCATGCGCAACAGTTCAAAGCTCTGATCGCGCGCGCTCGAAGCCTGGACGATATCTCGAGCTCGATCGTTATGCCGGTCTTCCTGACCTATGACAGTGATGCGGTGGACGGCCACGATGTCGTAGGTGACAGCTACATTGCTGCCATGACCAACGAGACTACGGCCGCTCTGTCGAGGTTCGAGTCGCGACTGACGAAGCCTCTAGAAGTCGAGATTCGGCTGATACTCCTTCCGCTGAAGTCGAAGAAGAGACTGGTGGAACTGATGCACGAGAAACTGAAGGCTCTGCAGGGGATCTAA
- a CDS encoding nucleotidyl transferase AbiEii/AbiGii toxin family protein: protein MTPPMPSRDTPAGRAYNDLRNLARRQNRDLAEYITLYALEGFLVRLAASESAADFVLKGGVLMAAFAERRPTRDIDFAARGFANDIPEVEQRVRNILAVQRDDGLEFDENSVSGEQIRDEADYNGVRVKMTARLATAQVALHIDVNFGDPIWPAPTEAVLPLLLGGTLRLFGYPDHMVLAEKIVTALERGEQNTRWRDFTDIAAIARSRSVEGADLQEAIGVVARYRHVELEPLGPLLSHMPALAQRKWEVWRRKQRLDQSTPVSFADLLATCMTFVEPVLAGKTDRLQWNLSSLAWEEPAWAGTERVLDSPSSLIVDENTSD, encoded by the coding sequence GTGACGCCTCCGATGCCCTCAAGGGATACGCCAGCAGGGCGGGCCTATAACGATCTGCGTAACCTCGCGCGGCGGCAGAATCGTGACCTTGCCGAGTACATCACCCTCTACGCGCTGGAGGGTTTCCTCGTGCGGCTCGCAGCATCAGAGTCCGCCGCAGACTTCGTCCTCAAAGGCGGCGTGCTTATGGCGGCCTTTGCTGAACGTCGACCGACTCGCGACATTGACTTCGCTGCGCGCGGTTTCGCGAACGACATCCCCGAGGTCGAACAGCGCGTCCGTAACATCCTCGCAGTCCAGCGTGACGACGGGCTCGAATTCGATGAGAACTCCGTCAGCGGTGAGCAGATCCGCGACGAAGCCGACTACAACGGTGTGCGGGTCAAGATGACTGCCCGGTTGGCAACGGCACAGGTCGCGCTGCACATCGATGTGAACTTCGGTGACCCGATCTGGCCTGCACCCACAGAGGCGGTCCTGCCACTCCTGTTGGGTGGCACGCTGCGACTCTTCGGGTACCCGGACCACATGGTGCTTGCGGAAAAGATCGTCACTGCGCTCGAACGCGGAGAGCAGAACACTCGCTGGAGAGACTTCACCGACATTGCGGCCATCGCCCGCTCCCGAAGTGTCGAAGGTGCGGACCTGCAGGAAGCGATCGGTGTTGTTGCCCGCTACCGTCATGTTGAGTTGGAGCCACTCGGCCCATTGCTGTCACATATGCCAGCGCTCGCGCAGCGGAAGTGGGAGGTCTGGCGAAGGAAGCAGAGGCTCGATCAATCGACCCCGGTGAGTTTCGCCGACCTGCTTGCAACATGTATGACCTTCGTTGAGCCGGTCCTCGCGGGCAAGACCGACCGATTGCAATGGAACCTTTCTTCCCTGGCGTGGGAAGAGCCAGCCTGGGCAGGTACTGAGCGTGTTCTTGATAGTCCGTCGAGCCTCATCGTCGACGAGAACACCAGTGACTGA
- a CDS encoding type IV toxin-antitoxin system AbiEi family antitoxin domain-containing protein yields MAVHELAPVFTLEDARAAGLSKDQVYSLLDRDEIERVGRGVYVRPEAIPPAFTALAAATALRDDATLCLTSALVHHDLSDAIPFASDIALPRGTHQPAGLTNVSWHSFDPKTFQIGREHVDAGEGAGVAIYSAERTIVDCFRLMHQEGSDVAHEALRRWLRRRGNTPARLLKVAGSFPKALPRIRQALEVLL; encoded by the coding sequence GTGGCCGTGCACGAGCTTGCGCCTGTGTTCACGCTCGAGGATGCGCGCGCAGCGGGTCTCAGCAAGGATCAGGTCTACTCGCTGCTCGACCGGGACGAGATCGAGCGCGTGGGGCGTGGCGTCTACGTGCGTCCCGAGGCCATCCCGCCAGCCTTCACTGCGCTCGCCGCTGCGACCGCGTTGCGTGACGATGCGACGCTGTGCCTGACGAGCGCTCTCGTGCACCATGATCTGAGCGATGCGATTCCTTTCGCCTCCGACATCGCGTTGCCGCGCGGAACCCATCAGCCAGCCGGGCTGACGAATGTGAGTTGGCATAGCTTCGACCCGAAGACCTTTCAGATCGGACGCGAGCACGTTGACGCCGGAGAAGGCGCAGGGGTTGCTATCTACTCGGCGGAGCGGACCATCGTCGACTGCTTCCGGCTCATGCACCAAGAAGGCAGCGATGTTGCACACGAGGCGCTGAGGCGCTGGCTTCGCCGGAGAGGGAACACGCCCGCGCGGCTACTCAAGGTTGCAGGGTCGTTCCCCAAAGCGCTGCCCCGGATACGTCAAGCGCTGGAGGTGCTCCTGTGA